DNA from Chaetodon trifascialis isolate fChaTrf1 chromosome 14, fChaTrf1.hap1, whole genome shotgun sequence:
TTTTCTCTTGCAATCACTTCTCACCTTCTCCACTGCCTGTTCATTGTTTCACACGGTAGTTATGTAGACAAATAGTATTTCTTGAATGAGAGGTCAGACCCACCCCTCTCTCAGACTGGCCAGACATTGGAGATCCTTGACGGTTTCAACGTTAAATCAGCTTGAGTTCTGCACAGGGCGAAGGAGGTCACAGCCTGAAGCAAATACATTTCTCCCTGTTCATCACAGAAATGACTGCGCATAGAAATCTCAACTGGCCACGCCTTGATCACTCATTGGTACATAGTTTAGTAACAATGTCATTACTAGCCTAGGTCCACCCACTCTCACCTGACGAGATGTCTAATCCAGAGTAACTGAAACACCTGTGAATGTGCAGGGCTTTAACACCTAATATTTGTAAACTATTGAAACAGGTGgtcaaactgtaaaacacacacggAGCAAGGTGCAAACCATGTCcatcagcagaaaacacacttttctcaAATATGGGTGTTGAGTTAGTATGCTTATGAGACTGAGCTCAGGCTGCTCTATAATCATACTGAAGATCAGAGAATCAAAAGATCTAATGCAAGGACCATATTCCCACTTTACTCCATCACTGTCAACTAATAAAAAAGGCTGTCCTCTCAGGGAAAGATAGAGCTACTCAGCTGTATTACTGCAACTTGCTTATTGCAGAGCACTGCCGCTGAAGTCCTGGTGTGGTGGATAATTTGCACCACAAGGTGGCGACAGAGATTGTTGTCTGAAACTGTCGCACCACTGATAATAGTGGAGGAGTGCTGACAGAGCCACCGTTATCATTCAGTTGATTATCAGAGAGTTGGGCCCTGGAGAGAAATGTATTAAGCATCACAGTGCAGGAGACCAGATGTTCCACTGATCTCAGAGCAGGTAGGTGGTGGTGCATACAGCATGTGCATCTGTTGGATTTCACGCTGCGAAACATCTGATGTGTTAGCTTTGCCAAGCATTTGATCTTGTCTTAACCTGCTTGTTGTGTCAGAATTAGCAGCAGCTCAAAGCCATGGACTCAAAATGAGTTCTTCACAGGACAAAACAGATGAATAAGATGGTgattttgtccattttattaAAAGTaatgaacaaacagcaaaacattatCTGGCCAAAGTACAACAGATAATCCAAGACGGGAACAAATACTGATAAATTCTACACGGTTACAGTCACTACGCCCCCTGGAGAAATGCCTCTTGAAAACGATTAACATTTTAATTCTGCTGAATGTCATCCACAGCCTGGAATCTAACTCTGCTATGTTCTAAACACAAGATTACCACCCTATCAGAAAACTGCCATAAACACAACCCACCACATTAACAGAATCCCCTTATAGGCTGAGGGGGTCTTGTTTttatgagaggaaaaaaaccaCAGTAATCCTCATGTCAGCAGTTAAAGataaatttgaatattttacatgCATTATGTTCCACATGTTTAACTGTATCTTCACTTGGCAAGAAACATGCTCTTGTGTGAAGCGGGGGGCCATCTCATGCATGATGAGACAAACCAATAACACTTAACAGATGTTACAGTATTGATTTCAGGGCTCGGACACACATGGTGCATGACCTGGGAAATTCCAATGCTGACAATAGGACACAGTATTGAGAACAATCTCTGGGAAACTGCAAATGAGACTGATCAATAAGTGTAGGCTCAAAGATCTTGATGGGGTAGATACAGATTGATGATGGTGGAAATAGCAAGTGGCATCTCTTGAGAAGCTGTGAAATAACCTGTGCCTTTAAAACAGAGGGCACATCTACATTAATAACTTTAACACCAACATCTAAAGTGATacatctgcagagagagaagattgGATAGTATCTAGGAAATAAAACTACCTGCAGATACATACTGTGCAAAGGCATTAGCCTTTTACATGAAATGCATGTAACACTGCAGTGACAACCTGCAGGATCTGAAAGTACAGCTGTTTGAGTGGCATGTAGTAACATCTAATTACACATTTtaactgcatgtactgtacaaatTCACAATGTATGCATGAATTTGAAAACAAATTCAGCAAATTAACAATATGCCCTATGTGGATGATTAAGGCTGCAACCAACAGTTACCGTCATTATTTATTACTGTGCTGATTAGTTTCTCAATTGATTATAGTTTTGTctaaagaaaagtgaaagataTTCAGTTAAATATCatgtaagacaaagaaaagcattaaaatacatttaagaagctgaatGTCTGgcatttttgtttaaaaaatgacaaaatatttgcTAATCTCCATACTAATTTTAAgactaatcgattaattgttgcagctcgAGTCATGGTTATAAAATCTGAGTGCAGTTTGTTGAATTCAGAATCAACTGTAGAAATACTTTAATTACAAatgctgaaaagaaagcagTCTAAGTTGTACTTGCTATGTTTGTGGCTACTTTTAAATCAActtcatttctccttttgtaaTATTTACCCTTTTATTGTATCATAGAACAACGtgtaaaaaagtaaaatgaacCATGGAGTCAAAATGGCCTTAAGCAATACAACACAATGACATCATTTTACCAGCTACTGAGGTGCTATTTGGTAGAACATCCTTTATAATTTCATCGTTTTCCAACAGTACAATTAAAAGTACATTTACAATCCCGTGTCATGGTTGTCCACTTAGTCCTGCAGACTATACATTCGAATTTCAGTGTGGTCCAGTATCTCCCATTTTATTAACACAACTGTACAACAGTCATAGTATTTGCTCGATTCTATTTTTAGACTTTCATATTAAACTCCTtccagagggagaggggaagagagagacaatTTAATCAGATGGAGGTGTAGTGTCTCCCAAAGCTGGTGAGTCTAATCTTCTCCGGCAGGATGATGTTTACTGAGTGCTCCGGCTCTTCCTGGTTCACGCCGCCAGCCTCTCTCAGCAGGTGTTCCCTTTGCTGTCGAACAAGCTGGCTGTACTTGGCATTAGCCAGCCACGTCTCACAGCGGCCAAAGAACACAATGCCCATTGTGCCCAGGATGACCAGGCAGGTGAGCAGGGCCAGCATGCCGAAGCAGACGAGCTGACCATGGGTGACGAGGACACCGGGGGAGTGGACCGTCTCCTTCAGGGTGATCTTGAGGAGGTCTCTCTCAGGCGGTCTGAGGAGCTTGTGGAAGGTGTGAGCAGGGAGGGAGTAGTGCTGCGGAGTCAGCGCAAAAACTCTATGGTCCACAGGCCTGGCACCGACCGGCTTGGACCTGGCCTTCGGCTTGTGCTGCAGGGAACAAGTGGGACCTGTAAACCATTTCTGGCAAGCGCACCGGAAGGTTCCATCAGGTTGACCAATACACGTGCCCCTGTTGGCGCATGGCCTGCCGGCGCAGGGTGAGAGGCTGCTGGTGTCATTACAAGTGAAACCAGTGAAGCCGTGCGGACAGACACAGTTGAAGGCCAGGCCGTGGTTTGTACAGTTGCCACCGTTGAGGCAGGGGTTAGGCTGGCAGCTGTCAATGCTGATCTCACAGAAGTCTCCAGAAAATCCAGGGGGACATAAGCAGGAAGAGTAAGCTGCTGAGCCATCGGCATCAGTACACGTGCCTCCGTTCTGACAAGGAGAGCTGGAGGGCAGAGCAACAAAATGTGAATATGCAGCAGGGGAAATAAGGTTATACGCTTTATACTGCACAGCTTTACTACAGCATATTTTATCATGTGGTTATAAAACAGCCATCAGTGAAGCACCAAAATGGGTCCAGTCCAGGTAGATTTCATATGGAAGATGTTAATAGGACACTTTCCAGTTCTAATCCATAATTTGTGGGGTCCCTCAGGGCCGTGTCCTGGGgccatttttttaatcatatattAATGAGTTAAAATCTACCTGCTTCTGTACCCTCTTTTTCATACAGATGGTGCAGCATTTATTACATCACAATAAGCTTTCTCTGtagtccagtgaaaaccatgcaTCTTCAAATACGCCGATTTTAATTTTTTACAATGAAGGATTAAGAGTCCTCAATGGGTTGACAAACGTCCCCTCTTCTAAATCTGAATTAATCATTCATGAACCCATTATAATATCTAAAAGATGaattgtcacaaagctgaaaatgggGCTGTTTTTATAAGCTCATGAAAAGTTTacattttggagatacgtggttttcataGCTGCAGCCTATTGCATCGTGTCTCTGATAATAAATGTTCGTTTCACTTAGAGATAGCTGAGGCCAATCCTCTTGGATGCTGAAGTCAGACTGAATCATTAGTTAAGGTAGGTCAGACAGTAATTGCGTCAAAAACTACTGTTAATCATTTAGGTTTGTTTTTAGATGTGAGCTCTCAGGGATGGCTGTGGCACTGAAAGCACTTAATTAGTCAAGATTTTCCCGGGACTTCCCagactttatttatttggtgGGGCACAAGTTCAATGCCTCTCTCACTATGGTGCCATCCAACCATATAGTTCTCCACAACTCATTAAAAACAAGCTTCAGACAGCATAAAATGttctaaaatgtcatttttttttataattacTAAATTAAATAAAGCTCTTATTAGACAAATATACTGCTACAGTCTTTGGAAACTGATCCAGGATCCTTTAAGCAATGTGATGATATGATCTTTTGTCAAATTTAAGCCAACACATTTCCAAGTGAATTGTAATTAAAAGTAATAAAAGTAGTGAatgaggtttttgttttgttcaatgtcaagaatgttttgtgtttgaatgAGTTAATACTTCACAGTGGAGCAGTTAAATACAGCACATTTGCTGTATTGTGATGTATATCAATATCagaataattattttttactatgGTTGTCTataaaatcctaaaaaaatatcattttgtCCAACAAACTAcaaaatgtttgccatttttacTGAAGAACAACTTGATCAATTCAATTTGTTGCTGTTGCAGATTAATCTTCTGATGAGCAACTAatcaatcaactaatcatttcagctctagaACAGTACAGTTATTAATATCGTGATactgatttctgtcattttgccCAGCCCTTATGAAAAACAGCGTATTGCTAATTAAAACTCTGAACCCGTGAGTAAGAAATAAGTATCTAAAAGCTGagctttgctgctgcagtaatgttcctgcacacacacatgcagcttaTCTGATCGATGCAGCCGTGCTTCACAAAGTGTGCTGATGAAAACCCAGGATAAAAACAATCAATGTCTCTAATAGTAGCTTGTGTAATTACACAAGTTCCTAACAGTCTGTCTCGATGAGTCAAAGAATAATAGCTCTGGCATACTTTTCAGACATCTCTAGTGTCTCATAGAGGAGCTGATTAATGAAACCTCATGCAGGTCTTTTAATGGAGATGAATTCCCCTGGCGTACAAGCGAAGCTCCAGTTGCTCCTTGTGAAAATCATAATAAGACTCAAATgattgtttgggttttttttttttcagaggaggagagctgtcAGTTCACCGACATTGAGCTGTGGGCTATTGAATTTTCGGTGTGCTCACATCAATAACAAGGTTGGCCTGATGGAGAACAAACATGGTGGTATTCAGAGTCTGTGGGCCGTGTCAGCTGGATGCGTCTCCAGAGAGCCTTTCATATGTACTTGACAGGCGGGAGGAGGATTCCTCCACGGATCGTGTAATCCAGCATTGTAATGGCGGACGATGAGGTGATTTCTAGTTTGAAAGGAATGATCTGCGCTTTCTGCTGTGGACCCTTGTACAATGTTGAGCATTTCAAGACGTGGTATTTCCTTAGAATTATTATCCATTTCAGTGGTCTGTATAACTGCTGTATTTAGATACCCCTCATACCCGACTGTGGGCCAGTTCTGGTACTTTGAAGGATTCGACCCATGAAGGTGGGTCCTTCAGAGGACCTGACTGAACCTGCGCCTGATCTCCCAGATGATTACAAAACTAATGATGCTTTCAGCTGTTCTTCACCAACTCATAAAGTCAAACATTTCCAGGAATTTGTCCTCCACTTGCTTAAATAGTGTGAAATGTCACCAGTTGCATTTTCATGAGTATATGTGTCAAAATATGAGCCTCAATGTTTCAGTTTAACACAGAAAGAAGAGACTCCACACAATGTACCTGGTTAATGGTAAATATTGTATATCCATATAACCTCTGTTTATGTGCGATGCTCTGctataacacacacaggctattaacacaaatacacaatatTGATAATACCTTGCTACCATTAGCATATTTATCACCACCTAAAGGCAAATTCCTGATGAATAGCTTATGGGATTTCCCAACAATGTGGGAGATGGGGACAGTGTGAATGTCTCATTAAATTATGGCCTGAGGAGCAATGGATTGTGGGATATTGACAAATGCAAAGTACACGTCAGCTGATTCCTCCTAACACCAGCACAAGAAGGCTGAATTTCTGGCCACATTCTGTAAAGAGAAGCTTTTCAAACGCGACAGCCTTGTCAGCCGATTATGATGTACTGAATTGGGATGATGCCTGTGATGTTGCCTGGGTGCACACCACCAGCTGCTGCATAAAGGTGTCTGCTTGTCAACAGGAGCACAATACACGTGGCTGCTGATGTATTTATGACAGCCGAAGCTGGGGAATTCATGCTCTGAAATTCCTTCTTTCTACATCTGAGGATTAATGTGCTTGAGATGAAAGCAAAATGTATGCCCGCAGgaaaattgtgtttgttttggcaaTGTATGCACAGTCACTCTGCTGTTATTGCGTTGCCATTACTGACTCTGAGCATAGGTTGGCCTAAACATGCAGAAAGCTACAGATTTCCAGAGCTGCAATGGGtagtcgattaatcaattagttgattgaAAGAAAATTCTGCAACTGTTTTGATAACCGATTAactgtcagtcatttttcaaacaaacatgtcaaacacttgctggttccagcttcttcaGTGTAAGgacctgctgcttttctttgtcatttataaTAGTAAATGAATATTCTGTACTTGATCTTAAAACTACTATAATCTACTTTTTTATGACAATATGTCAAATCGCAATTGGACAGTGTCAAAGAATTGACCATGAACCGTGAGAGAAATATCACccaaatctgcagctcccccTCGGTTTTATGGTGCATCACAGGTTATTCTTTAGCTGTTCGAGCTACAACtgtactgttttggttcacacACCACTTTCAAAGCACCATTTCCAGCCACAGCACGCAACAGTTTGAAGAggaaaaagctgtaaaaaccTACTATACACAACCTGCTCTGCAGCAAATGGCGGACTAGCACagttagctggtgaacatagaggAGCATTTAGAAGAGACACagttggtggagaacaaaaatAGAGCTAAAGAGAGTTAATATTTGCAAAGTGGCCAGAACTGCAAATTGCTAAGTTCACCGCATCAGCTAAAGGTGATGATATATCACTGTTGAGCTCACGACTTGTTTTCACTGCCCCCAAGTAGCCCAAAAAAAATCAGATCTTAAAGATTTAAAGTATTCCCACTGTCCTAAATCAGTGCATGTTTGGTTCCAAGTTGTGTCAGGCGCCTGGACTTGATGCAGATACAGTCTTTTGCGGCTGTTGTTCATTATCTACACCATGTTCTTCTTTACCTTTATGCAGGGTCACAGAGCTACATGCCAGAAAAGTCAGCCCTCTGAGAAAAAGTTGAATTTCCAACCAGAAATAATGAGCTGGAGCCCCGCTCAAGAGGAGTTTCCCTTCACAAAGGTGGAAACTTGCCAGTTCCCACATTTTAGCATGCTTGTGTTTGCAGAGGTATTATATCAAAGCAAACTTTTCTGCTTGTCTTACAAATGTGCAGCATCCCTCTGGCCAAATACAAATCACAACAGCCAATCTGGCTATATTTTGTGCAGTGCAGTCAGGAAATAAAGAACATCCAGTGTATCCTCTAATTGCCCACCATTACAAGCTACGTATACATTAGCCACAGTGTGAGATGGTGTCGACTGGCTGCAGAGAGCGCTGACGAAAATCTGCACAGCGTATTGATTATTGCTCCAAATGGAGATGAGGATGTAAAGCAACAACAGTATTCCTTTAGTTTAATTAGAGATTCAAATAAAAGATGCTGGTACCTGTTTGAGAGACAAAGTCCTCTCCTCAGCTGGCAGTTTTCACCCATGTAGCCTTGGGGACAGATGCACAGGTATCCCCCCTCTCCCGTCTCTATGCAGGTGGCATTTCCAGCACAAGGCCTGGATGAGCACAGGCGAgtatctgttgtttttttttaaaaaaaacatgctgtttttagATCTTGAGAGctctctctcgtcctctgtctgtctctgcctgtttttCCCTCTCGCCTTTGTTTCCACTCTCGCACACATTCTCGCCGCAGCATCTTGTCACCAAGAACAAAACTGAGAATATAACCAACCAGGCAAGCAGCTCATATGCTCCAGCAGAACAgatgtactgtgtgtgctgatAAAGGGGTCGCACTGAGCCAGAagccaaaaaaaatcttttaatctttttcctttgtttcctcgTTTGCTTGAGCGTGGTAGATGCTATGGGAATTATTAGTTAAGTGATTCATTTAAGTAGGGGtatttgaaatggaaatgatgcATCTACACTTCATATCATGCGCTTTGCTCAATAGCACAAAAGCATCTATTTATGATGCAGAACTCTGCAGTTATATTGCGGCTTCAGCTTTCATCATTGACCCAGTTTTCTCCTTAATTATCTCAGTCAGACATTTTCTGCTGTAACTGCCCTCCTAAAAATACAGCTAACTATATTCTTCACCCGCCTCATGCGGTGGCAACCTGTGTGTCCC
Protein-coding regions in this window:
- the LOC139342781 gene encoding protein delta homolog 1 isoform X1, with product MAFLFFCLCVMDTFGSRRVWFRTKRGLLDITMQLAAVVLILVVTGIAKGWECSAGCNTENGFCEKPGKCRCKPGWQGDNCEQCVSFPGCLHGTCEKAWQCICEEGWVGSLCDQDTRLCSSRPCAGNATCIETGEGGYLCICPQGYMGENCQLRRGLCLSNSSPCQNGGTCTDADGSAAYSSCLCPPGFSGDFCEISIDSCQPNPCLNGGNCTNHGLAFNCVCPHGFTGFTCNDTSSLSPCAGRPCANRGTCIGQPDGTFRCACQKWFTGPTCSLQHKPKARSKPVGARPVDHRVFALTPQHYSLPAHTFHKLLRPPERDLLKITLKETVHSPGVLVTHGQLVCFGMLALLTCLVILGTMGIVFFGRCETWLANAKYSQLVRQQREHLLREAGGVNQEEPEHSVNIILPEKIRLTSFGRHYTSI
- the LOC139342781 gene encoding protein delta homolog 1 isoform X2, which gives rise to MQLAAVVLILVVTGIAKGWECSAGCNTENGFCEKPGKCRCKPGWQGDNCEQCVSFPGCLHGTCEKAWQCICEEGWVGSLCDQDTRLCSSRPCAGNATCIETGEGGYLCICPQGYMGENCQLRRGLCLSNSSPCQNGGTCTDADGSAAYSSCLCPPGFSGDFCEISIDSCQPNPCLNGGNCTNHGLAFNCVCPHGFTGFTCNDTSSLSPCAGRPCANRGTCIGQPDGTFRCACQKWFTGPTCSLQHKPKARSKPVGARPVDHRVFALTPQHYSLPAHTFHKLLRPPERDLLKITLKETVHSPGVLVTHGQLVCFGMLALLTCLVILGTMGIVFFGRCETWLANAKYSQLVRQQREHLLREAGGVNQEEPEHSVNIILPEKIRLTSFGRHYTSI